The Solanum lycopersicum chromosome 6, SLM_r2.1 genome has a window encoding:
- the LOC138349334 gene encoding uncharacterized protein, producing the protein MRFGKKDKLGPRYVGPYMILKRVGEVAYELELPAELAAVHPVFHISLLKKCLGDLASVVSLESVAVKYSLSYEDVPVEILDRQVRRLRNKEVASSKILWRSQSVKGATWEVEAAIKTKYPHLFPYDSTQA; encoded by the coding sequence atgagatttggcaagaaagataAGCTcggtcctagatatgtaggcccttacatgatcttgaaaagggttggcgAGGTGGcgtatgagttagagttgccagcagaattagcagcagtgcatccggtcttccacatctcactcttgaagaagtgtttGGGTGATCTAGCCTCTGTAGTatcattagagagtgtggctgTGAAgtatagtctttcttatgaggatgtaccagttgagattcttgaccgtcaagTTAGAAGgttaagaaacaaagaagtcgcttcatccaagattttgtggaggagtcagtccgtaaaGGGTGCTACTTGGGAAGTAGAAGCAGCCATAAAaaccaagtatcctcacctctttccttacGATTCTACTCAAGCTtaa